One Brachyspira pilosicoli P43/6/78 genomic window carries:
- a CDS encoding ABC transporter permease, which yields MRNIYVVFSREIQSFYVSPLYYILGFIYLALTGYFFTIEVYYSRLAVMENTMYNIGFFTILFLSILCMKLIAEERASGTFELIMTSPITSLQYVIGKYLSVLVVYASLLIMTFVYPILLMIFGKPDMGVIFSGYLGLFLLGTAILGLGLIATSISKSQLVAAILGVSMGVFAYIINWLSEMFTGASKLLNAISITTYFSDFTKGLIDIQNVIFFLIWAIACISISTMLVESYKWQ from the coding sequence ATGAGAAACATATATGTTGTATTTTCTAGAGAGATTCAATCTTTCTATGTATCTCCTTTATATTATATATTAGGATTTATTTATTTAGCTTTAACAGGGTATTTTTTCACTATAGAAGTTTATTATAGCAGATTGGCAGTAATGGAAAACACTATGTATAATATTGGATTTTTTACAATATTATTCTTATCTATTTTATGTATGAAACTAATAGCAGAAGAGAGAGCATCTGGTACATTCGAACTTATAATGACCTCCCCTATTACTTCACTTCAATATGTTATTGGTAAATATTTATCTGTATTAGTTGTTTATGCTTCGCTTTTAATTATGACTTTTGTTTACCCTATACTTTTAATGATATTTGGAAAGCCAGATATGGGTGTAATATTTAGCGGATATTTAGGATTATTTTTACTTGGTACTGCTATACTTGGACTTGGTTTAATAGCTACAAGTATATCAAAAAGTCAATTAGTAGCTGCTATTTTAGGTGTATCTATGGGAGTTTTTGCTTACATTATAAATTGGCTTAGTGAGATGTTTACTGGTGCTAGCAAATTATTAAATGCTATTTCTATAACTACATATTTTTCTGATTTTACTAAGGGGCTAATAGATATACAAAATGTAATATTCTTTCTTATTTGGGCTATTGCTTGTATATCAATATCTACCATGCTTGTAGAGTCATATAAATGGCAATAA
- a CDS encoding ankyrin repeat domain-containing protein gives MSQIVEYVKNNDFDNVKKLIEADNSLVDARDEESRFTLLMLCAKKGYIDIAKLLVEGGANLNARSKTGITALMFACAERQAEVAKYLIDSSADVNLRDKPLFSALLYASLTKEHDIIKALVEAGADVNAKNFKLVTPLMFASGINDIETMKLLIENGADIEHKNKDGERALEFAIRKEQKEAADYLKTISK, from the coding sequence ATGTCTCAAATAGTTGAATATGTCAAAAACAATGATTTTGATAATGTAAAAAAATTAATAGAAGCTGATAATTCATTGGTTGATGCTAGAGATGAAGAGTCAAGATTTACACTTTTAATGCTCTGTGCTAAAAAGGGTTATATTGATATAGCAAAGCTTTTAGTAGAAGGCGGAGCTAATTTAAATGCTAGAAGCAAAACAGGAATAACAGCTTTAATGTTTGCCTGTGCTGAGAGACAAGCAGAAGTTGCTAAATATTTAATAGATTCTAGTGCTGATGTTAATTTAAGGGATAAGCCATTATTTTCTGCTTTACTTTATGCTTCACTTACAAAAGAACATGATATTATAAAGGCGTTAGTTGAAGCAGGGGCAGATGTAAATGCTAAAAATTTCAAATTGGTAACTCCTTTAATGTTTGCTTCTGGGATTAATGATATAGAGACAATGAAGCTTTTAATAGAAAATGGTGCTGATATAGAACATAAAAACAAAGATGGTGAGAGAGCATTAGAGTTTGCTATTCGTAAAGAGCAAAAAGAAGCAGCAGACTATCTAAAAACTATTTCAAAATAA